A genomic region of Exiguobacterium oxidotolerans JCM 12280 contains the following coding sequences:
- a CDS encoding RluA family pseudouridine synthase — MMVFELKETVTHEQVGWSVGHFCTTRLRISRKMLVSIKHHGDILRNGQHVNVNESVDLDDEIHVSFPEEHPAEDMIATQGELDILFEDEWLLIVNKPSGMASIPSRLHPERSLANFVLGYYKQQQIPYAIHIVNRLDRDTSGLVIFAKHALAHHQLSKMQQNGLLDRRYVALIEGELGPQTIDLPIGQTDHSFMERMVREDGQRAVTHILKSTAVEAFMRTISQLEIKLETGRTHQIRVHLAALGHPLVGDTMYRGTPLIPRQALHSASAQFPHPGTGEMVMFEAPLPSDLFLEQ; from the coding sequence ATGATGGTATTTGAATTGAAAGAAACAGTGACACATGAACAGGTCGGCTGGAGTGTCGGACATTTTTGTACGACGCGCCTCCGAATTTCCCGAAAAATGCTCGTGTCGATAAAGCATCATGGTGACATTTTGCGAAACGGACAACATGTTAACGTTAACGAGAGTGTCGATCTCGACGACGAAATCCATGTCTCTTTCCCTGAGGAACACCCAGCAGAAGACATGATTGCGACACAAGGAGAGCTTGATATCTTGTTTGAAGACGAGTGGTTGTTGATTGTCAATAAGCCATCGGGGATGGCTTCGATTCCCTCGCGTCTTCACCCGGAACGTTCTTTAGCGAATTTCGTGTTGGGTTACTATAAACAACAACAGATTCCGTATGCGATTCATATCGTCAATCGATTGGACCGGGATACAAGTGGGCTTGTGATTTTTGCCAAACATGCGCTAGCTCATCATCAATTGAGTAAAATGCAGCAAAATGGACTGCTCGACCGGCGTTATGTTGCATTGATCGAAGGAGAACTCGGTCCACAAACAATCGATTTACCAATTGGTCAGACGGATCACTCTTTTATGGAACGGATGGTCCGTGAAGATGGTCAACGAGCGGTTACGCATATCTTGAAGAGTACGGCAGTCGAAGCCTTCATGCGAACGATTTCGCAGTTAGAAATCAAGTTGGAAACGGGACGGACACATCAGATTCGTGTTCATCTCGCAGCACTCGGTCATCCGCTAGTCGGAGATACGATGTATCGCGGCACACCGCTCATTCCGCGCCAGGCGCTTCATAGTGCAAGTG
- a CDS encoding NAD kinase, which yields MRFAITARDDERSRTLRDQLEQELIARGSVLDAATPEIIISIGGDGTMLQAFHSYLSQVEDITLVGIHTGHLGFYADWRPEEMDELIRHIADENLATVEYPLLELSIDYADGSHNKLLALNECTIKSFNQTLVCDLSIRGDYFETFRGDGLCISTPSGSTAYNKALGGAIVHPALEAIQITEMASINNRVYRTIGSPMLLPKHHDVEIRPVNPIDFQLTYDHYASIVHQNVKSIRCRVSDKKVKFARFRSFPFWERVRESFLAEERS from the coding sequence ATGCGCTTTGCGATTACAGCACGAGATGATGAACGCTCGCGAACGCTACGCGATCAATTGGAACAAGAGTTGATTGCTCGGGGAAGTGTTCTTGATGCAGCGACTCCGGAAATCATCATTTCAATTGGTGGAGATGGAACGATGCTCCAGGCATTTCATTCTTATTTGAGTCAAGTCGAAGACATCACACTCGTTGGGATTCATACGGGACATCTTGGTTTTTATGCAGATTGGCGCCCGGAAGAAATGGACGAGTTGATTCGTCATATCGCAGATGAAAATTTGGCGACGGTCGAATACCCATTGCTTGAGCTGTCGATTGATTATGCGGACGGTTCACATAATAAGTTGTTGGCGCTAAACGAATGTACGATTAAAAGTTTTAATCAGACACTTGTATGTGACTTGTCGATACGTGGAGACTACTTTGAGACGTTTCGTGGGGATGGGTTGTGTATCTCGACCCCATCCGGTTCGACAGCCTACAACAAGGCGTTAGGTGGTGCAATTGTCCACCCGGCCCTCGAAGCGATTCAGATTACTGAGATGGCTTCCATCAACAATCGTGTATATCGAACAATCGGTTCCCCGATGTTGTTGCCGAAGCACCATGATGTCGAAATACGACCGGTCAATCCGATTGATTTTCAATTGACTTACGATCATTATGCTTCTATTGTTCATCAAAACGTAAAATCGATTCGCTGTCGTGTCTCCGATAAGAAAGTAAAATTTGCCCGTTTTCGTTCCTTCCCGTTTTGGGAGCGGGTCAGAGAATCATTTTTAGCAGAAGAAAGAAGTTAA
- a CDS encoding GTP pyrophosphokinase, with protein sequence MTKENWDLFLAPYQIAVDELKVKLKAIRKQFQQRGEHSPIEFVTGRVKPVKSIIQKAERKSIAISSLEQEMQDIAGLRIMCQFVDDIIHVLELLRSRGDFKVVEERNYITQKKESGYRSYHIIIAYPVQTIEGEIPTLVEIQIRTLAMNFWATIEHSLNYKYQGNIPEETRERLRRAAEAAFLLDAEMSQLKVEIQDAQLVLHERDGKQTNNPVSE encoded by the coding sequence ATGACAAAAGAAAATTGGGATTTATTTCTCGCGCCGTATCAAATCGCGGTTGATGAACTGAAGGTAAAGCTAAAGGCCATTCGAAAACAATTTCAACAACGTGGGGAACATTCACCGATTGAATTTGTCACGGGACGGGTAAAACCTGTGAAGAGTATTATCCAAAAAGCGGAGCGGAAATCGATTGCGATCAGTTCGTTAGAACAAGAGATGCAAGACATCGCCGGCTTACGCATTATGTGTCAATTTGTCGACGACATCATCCACGTACTAGAACTGTTACGATCACGTGGAGACTTTAAGGTGGTCGAAGAGCGAAATTATATCACACAAAAAAAAGAGAGCGGATATCGCTCCTATCATATTATTATTGCCTATCCTGTCCAAACGATTGAAGGTGAGATTCCGACGCTCGTTGAGATTCAGATTCGGACACTTGCGATGAACTTTTGGGCGACGATTGAGCACTCACTCAATTATAAATACCAAGGAAACATTCCGGAGGAGACACGCGAACGACTGCGACGTGCCGCGGAAGCCGCCTTTTTATTGGATGCGGAAATGAGTCAACTGAAAGTAGAGATTCAAGACGCACAGCTCGTCCTACATGAACGAGACGGAAAACAAACTAATAATCCAGTAAGCGAGTAG
- a CDS encoding CYTH domain-containing protein codes for MRQEMEIEFKNLLTADEYKQLMQVYGKQDETIWQANDYFDTPTFELRQHGAALRIRQKKEGLVLTLKEPKDDGLLETHVSLSEAEAEELFKYGLIQSDAMNEQLSRFNLTASLEHLGRLETTRFETKLKDGLLVLDQSHYLGVTDYELEFEVQAFEQGQLAFTQLLEKHQIPRRETKNKIVRFMERKAVSR; via the coding sequence ATGAGACAAGAAATGGAAATTGAATTTAAAAACTTGTTAACAGCAGATGAATACAAGCAACTGATGCAAGTTTACGGCAAACAAGACGAAACGATTTGGCAAGCAAATGATTATTTTGATACACCTACGTTTGAATTGCGTCAGCATGGCGCCGCTCTACGCATCCGTCAGAAAAAAGAGGGTCTCGTATTGACCTTAAAAGAACCGAAAGATGATGGTTTACTTGAAACACATGTTTCTCTATCGGAAGCAGAGGCAGAGGAATTATTCAAATATGGTCTGATTCAATCTGATGCGATGAATGAACAATTGAGTCGCTTCAACTTAACAGCATCGCTTGAACACTTAGGACGCTTGGAAACAACTCGTTTTGAAACAAAATTGAAAGACGGATTGCTCGTACTGGATCAAAGTCACTATTTAGGTGTAACCGACTATGAATTAGAATTCGAAGTGCAAGCCTTCGAACAAGGTCAACTTGCTTTCACGCAACTGCTCGAGAAACATCAAATTCCACGTCGTGAAACGAAAAATAAAATCGTCCGTTTCATGGAGCGTAAAGCGGTTTCACGCTAA
- a CDS encoding DsbA family protein, whose amino-acid sequence MEHDQCNGSYCSLDEPSIQQPTKPLEIYHFLDVTQTDGLRLIPVLKKLELEYGHLFRLRTIATIPCAPSRSACDMSPLLILKAIELQGKTFGMRFMRRLRMLHNVEGESAYTRSSLIRLAEALTEFGLDLEEFHRDVESNTIQLMLEKETQLVTEWDVRVLPTLAFIGDDEAIKAEGAYEYLIYVSILNELLDQPVEKQPKPPLEHFLKRYETATTSEIAFIYDVSEAQIEHELKKLALQQKCVSLSYCDGKVWRHVKDSAHA is encoded by the coding sequence ATGGAACACGATCAATGTAACGGTTCTTATTGTTCATTGGACGAACCATCAATTCAACAACCGACGAAACCCCTAGAAATTTATCATTTTCTAGATGTGACGCAAACAGATGGTTTACGGTTGATACCCGTTCTCAAGAAATTAGAGTTAGAGTATGGTCATCTTTTCCGACTCAGAACGATTGCGACAATTCCTTGTGCTCCATCACGCTCTGCGTGCGATATGTCGCCATTGTTGATTTTAAAAGCAATCGAACTACAAGGTAAGACATTTGGAATGCGCTTTATGAGACGTCTTCGGATGTTGCATAATGTAGAAGGCGAAAGTGCCTATACACGTTCTTCTTTAATCCGCTTGGCTGAAGCCTTAACTGAATTCGGTCTCGATTTGGAAGAATTTCATCGCGATGTTGAATCGAATACGATTCAACTCATGCTCGAAAAAGAAACCCAGCTCGTGACAGAGTGGGACGTACGCGTCCTTCCGACTCTCGCTTTCATTGGAGATGATGAAGCCATTAAAGCTGAAGGTGCTTATGAATACCTCATTTATGTCTCCATTTTAAATGAGCTATTGGATCAACCTGTTGAGAAGCAACCAAAGCCACCGCTCGAACATTTCTTGAAACGGTATGAAACAGCAACAACTTCAGAAATCGCTTTTATTTACGATGTATCTGAAGCGCAAATTGAACATGAGTTAAAAAAACTTGCACTTCAACAAAAATGTGTCTCACTTTCTTATTGTGACGGTAAAGTATGGCGTCATGTTAAAGATTCAGCACATGCTTAA
- the pepF gene encoding oligoendopeptidase F codes for MAELLTRKDVTVEETWNLESIYETNEAWEEDFESVKAMLPLMIDYKGRLGKDDATLFEGLQLRDEISRRLHKLYTYAHMRYDENTADSFYQAMNDRARTLASQIGAALAFMTPELLTIPVETITGFLDRNPDLAMYRHAFDELNRERDHVLTEAEEAILAKAGEVLGQSGTTFGMLNNADLKFPKIKGEDGQEAELTHGRFITFMESKDRSVREAAFKAMYETYGNYTNTLASTLAGSVKKDNFYAEVRQFKSARESALHGNAIPEQVYDGLVEAVHEHLPLLHRYVELRKRVLGLEELHMYDMYTPLVSEVEMKVSYDEAKQLMVDGLAPLGDEYKHILEEGLADRWVDVRETRGKRSGAYSSGAYDTQPFILMNWQDNVNNLFTLAHEFGHSVHSYYTRQSQPYAYGDYSIFVAEVASTTNEALLNDFLLKRVTDKKEKLYLLNNQLETFRGTLFRQTMFAEFEHEIHEAARLGQSLTPEFLTKTYYALNQKYFGDGIVLDEEIGLEWARIPHFYYNYYVYQYATGISAAAALTTQILEEGQPAVDRYINNFLKAGSSDYPIEVLKAAGVDMTTKAPVEAALRQFERVLDEFEALLGE; via the coding sequence TTGATGATTGATTACAAAGGGCGACTTGGAAAAGATGATGCGACGCTTTTTGAAGGTTTACAGTTACGTGATGAAATTTCACGACGTCTGCATAAGCTCTATACATACGCGCATATGCGTTATGACGAAAATACGGCAGATAGCTTCTATCAAGCGATGAACGACCGTGCGCGGACGCTCGCTTCGCAGATTGGGGCTGCACTGGCTTTCATGACGCCAGAACTATTAACGATTCCAGTTGAAACGATTACAGGATTTTTAGATCGTAATCCGGATCTCGCGATGTATCGTCATGCGTTTGATGAACTTAATCGAGAACGCGACCATGTATTAACTGAAGCTGAAGAAGCGATTCTTGCTAAAGCAGGGGAAGTGTTAGGGCAATCTGGAACGACGTTCGGTATGTTGAATAATGCTGACTTGAAATTCCCTAAAATCAAAGGGGAAGACGGGCAAGAGGCGGAATTGACACATGGTCGATTCATTACATTCATGGAGTCGAAAGACCGTTCTGTCCGCGAGGCAGCGTTCAAGGCGATGTACGAAACATACGGCAACTATACAAATACGCTCGCTTCGACACTTGCAGGATCAGTCAAAAAAGATAACTTTTATGCGGAAGTGCGACAGTTCAAGTCGGCGCGTGAGTCTGCATTACATGGAAATGCCATTCCGGAGCAAGTGTATGATGGATTAGTAGAAGCGGTCCATGAGCACCTCCCGTTGTTACATCGTTACGTTGAGCTTCGTAAACGTGTACTCGGATTAGAAGAGCTTCATATGTATGACATGTATACACCGCTCGTTAGCGAAGTCGAAATGAAGGTTTCTTACGATGAAGCGAAACAATTGATGGTCGATGGATTGGCACCACTTGGAGATGAGTACAAGCATATCTTAGAAGAAGGTTTGGCAGATCGATGGGTCGATGTTCGCGAGACACGTGGTAAGCGCAGTGGTGCCTATTCTTCTGGCGCATATGATACACAACCGTTTATCTTGATGAATTGGCAAGATAACGTCAACAATCTCTTTACATTGGCACATGAATTCGGACATTCTGTTCATAGTTACTATACACGTCAATCACAGCCATATGCTTATGGTGATTATTCGATTTTTGTAGCGGAAGTAGCTTCGACGACAAACGAGGCTTTGTTAAATGATTTCTTACTGAAACGTGTTACAGATAAAAAAGAGAAACTTTATTTGTTGAACAATCAATTAGAAACATTCCGTGGTACGTTGTTCCGCCAGACGATGTTCGCAGAATTTGAGCATGAAATTCACGAAGCGGCTCGACTCGGTCAATCGTTGACACCAGAATTCCTGACGAAAACGTATTATGCGTTGAACCAAAAATATTTTGGCGACGGAATCGTATTGGATGAAGAGATCGGCCTTGAGTGGGCGCGGATTCCTCACTTCTACTACAATTATTACGTCTACCAGTATGCGACAGGTATTTCAGCTGCTGCAGCATTGACGACGCAAATTTTAGAAGAAGGACAACCTGCTGTTGATCGTTACATTAATAATTTCCTTAAAGCAGGATCAAGTGATTATCCGATTGAAGTCTTAAAGGCAGCAGGTGTCGATATGACGACAAAAGCACCAGTGGAAGCAGCACTACGTCAATTTGAACGTGTGTTGGATGAATTCGAAGCATTACTCGGAGAGTGA